The Flavobacterium faecale genome has a segment encoding these proteins:
- the yidC gene encoding membrane protein insertase YidC translates to MEEKKFDPNSLIGFILIFGILIWIMYQNKPNEAEIAAEKAQKELVTKQAVKTKEVAKTITLAAAAPGDTLQMAKLQKSLGGFAYSATLPSANESFTTIENKLVTLKIANKGGYIVEASLKDFTRFSKDSGQLVELIKDNNSNLNIQLQTKDNHTLNTKDLFFEPTLTKNGEDQILSMRLKSADNAYLEFKYVLKADNYMLDFEIQSQGLNNTLVSNKPLNLEWDLKTYANEKSITYENRYAEMYFEYEDGKTDYLGQGTDKTDNPEKVSYIAFKQHFFSSILISDEPFASAELYSNNLVKDQEVDTIFTKQFKATVPLAFKNGEIDQKMNWYFGPTDYTLLKSYDKNLEAIVPLGWGIFGFINRHAFIPLYGFLSAFMEHGWAIILFTILIKLLMSPVTYKSFLSQAKMKVLKPEIAELGEKYSKDPMKKQQETMKLYNKAGVNPMAGCIPGLLQMPVFYALFQFFPSAIGLRQKPFLWAKDLSSFDSVYELPFHIPAYGNHISLFPILASIAIFFYMKLTTGDQQMATPTQEGMPDMAKMMKIMIYVSPLMMLFFFNSYASGLSLYYFISNLISIGLLLVIKNYIVDEDKIHAQIQENKKKEPKKPGKFQQKLQEVMEQQEAAKAQQKKK, encoded by the coding sequence ATGGAAGAAAAAAAATTTGACCCCAATTCGTTAATCGGTTTTATATTGATATTTGGTATTTTAATTTGGATTATGTACCAAAATAAACCAAATGAAGCCGAAATCGCTGCCGAAAAAGCACAAAAAGAGTTGGTTACCAAGCAAGCAGTAAAGACTAAAGAAGTAGCCAAAACCATTACATTGGCGGCTGCTGCACCTGGAGATACTTTGCAAATGGCAAAACTACAAAAGTCTTTAGGTGGATTTGCTTATTCAGCAACACTTCCTTCAGCAAACGAGTCTTTTACTACTATCGAAAATAAATTGGTTACACTTAAAATCGCTAACAAAGGTGGTTATATTGTAGAAGCCTCTTTAAAAGATTTCACTAGATTTTCAAAAGATTCTGGTCAATTGGTAGAATTGATTAAGGATAACAATTCGAATTTAAATATTCAATTGCAAACCAAAGACAATCATACTTTAAACACCAAAGATTTGTTTTTTGAGCCTACTCTAACCAAAAATGGAGAAGATCAAATTCTTTCTATGCGTTTAAAATCAGCAGACAATGCGTATTTAGAATTTAAATATGTATTGAAAGCAGATAACTACATGTTGGATTTCGAAATTCAATCACAAGGATTAAATAATACTTTGGTTAGTAATAAGCCATTGAACTTGGAGTGGGATTTGAAAACCTATGCTAATGAAAAAAGTATTACCTATGAAAACCGTTATGCCGAAATGTATTTTGAGTACGAAGATGGTAAAACAGATTATTTAGGTCAAGGAACTGACAAAACAGATAATCCAGAAAAGGTTTCTTATATCGCTTTCAAACAACACTTTTTCTCTTCTATCTTAATAAGTGACGAACCTTTTGCTTCTGCAGAATTGTATTCGAATAACTTAGTAAAAGACCAAGAAGTTGATACTATTTTCACCAAACAATTTAAGGCTACTGTACCATTGGCTTTCAAAAACGGTGAAATAGATCAGAAAATGAATTGGTACTTTGGTCCAACGGATTATACCTTATTAAAATCATACGACAAAAACCTTGAGGCTATCGTGCCATTGGGTTGGGGGATATTTGGTTTTATCAACCGTCACGCATTCATTCCTTTATACGGGTTCTTGAGCGCTTTCATGGAGCACGGATGGGCAATTATCTTGTTTACAATCTTAATCAAATTATTAATGTCTCCGGTTACATATAAATCGTTTTTGTCACAAGCAAAAATGAAAGTATTGAAGCCAGAAATTGCAGAATTGGGTGAGAAATACAGTAAAGACCCAATGAAGAAACAGCAAGAAACAATGAAGTTATACAACAAAGCCGGGGTCAATCCTATGGCAGGTTGTATACCTGGATTACTGCAAATGCCAGTATTCTATGCCTTGTTTCAATTCTTCCCGTCAGCTATTGGGTTAAGACAAAAACCATTTTTATGGGCAAAAGATTTGTCTTCATTCGATTCTGTTTACGAGTTACCATTCCATATTCCAGCGTACGGAAATCACATTAGTTTGTTCCCGATTTTAGCTTCTATCGCTATTTTCTTTTATATGAAATTAACAACAGGAGACCAACAAATGGCTACTCCAACGCAAGAAGGAATGCCGGATATGGCCAAAATGATGAAAATCATGATTTACGTATCGCCATTGATGATGTTGTTTTTCTTTAACAGTTATGCATCAGGATTGAGTTTGTACTATTTTATTTCCAACCTAATCTCTATCGGATTGTTATTGGTGATTAAGAATTACATTGTGGACGAAGATAAAATTCACGCTCAAATTCAAGAAAACAAAAAGAAAGAGCCTAAGAAACCAGGTAAGTTCCAACAAAAATTACAAGAAGTAATGGAACAGCAAGAAGCTGCCAAGGCACAACAAAAAAAGAAATAA